The following DNA comes from Microcella sp..
TCGCTGTAGGTCTCTGCGCCGATGGGCAGAATCATGAACTCCTGCACGTCGACGCCCGTGTCGGCGTGGGCGCCGCCGTTGATGACGTTCATCATCGGCACGGGCAGCACGTGCGCGTTGGGGCCACCGAGGTAGCGGAACAGGGGAAGGTCGGCCGAGTCGGCCGCGGCTTTGGCGACAGCGAGCGAGACGCCGAGAATGGCGTTCGCGCCGAGCTTCGACTTGTTGTCGGTACCGTCGGCAGCCCGCAGGGCGGCGTCGATGAGGCGCTGGTCGCTCGCGTCCATGTCTTCGATCGCCGGGCCGAGCACGTCGAGCACGGCGTCGACGGCCTTGAGCACGCCCTTGCCGAGGTAGCGCTTCTTGTCGTCATCGCGTAGCTCGTAGGCCTCGAACGCGCCGGTCGAAGCGCCCGAGGGCACTGCGGCACGCGAGACGGTGCCGTCGTCGAGCAGCACCTCGACCTCGACAGTGGGGTTGCCGCGCGAGTCGAGAATCTCGCGGGCGCCGACGGCTTCGATGGCAGCCATGTGGGGGTCTCCTTCAGTGGTGGTCGTTCAGAGCGTCAGAAGCTCAGCGGTCATTGAGCCTACGCCAGTCGAGTGCCGCGGCTTCGGCCACCGCGTCGGTACTGACGACGGCGAAGCGCGTGAAGCCCTCGGCTTCGAGCAGCTCGAGTGCGGCCTTCATGTTCTTGGGGCGGGCGAGCAGGCGCACCCGCGCGCCTTCCGCGACGAGCTCGTTCTTGAGCGCGACCACCGTCGCGAGATCGGCGTCGCGCTCATAGAGCAGCGCCGCCCCGTCGTCGGGCTCGTCACCGAGCTCGACGAGGTCGATGAGTCGTTCGAAGCCGAGCGAGAAGCCGCACGCGGGCACCTCGGTGCCGAGAAAACGGCCGATCATGCCGTCGTAGCGGCCACCACCGCCGAGCGAGTAGCCGACGTCGGGGTGGGCCACCTCGAAGATCGGGCCCGTGTAGTAGCCCATGCCCCGCACCAGGAAAGGGTCGAACACGAGAGGAATCTCGCCCGCGGCAGCGCGCAAACTGCGCAGGTCGGCCGCGGCCGCTGAGCCCGCGAAGACAGCGTGATCGAGCATCCGCCACGATTCGTCGCCCTCGAGCGCCGGGTGCAGCCCCACGAACAGGTCATCGGCACGCGCAACGCCGATCGCCCGCAGCTCGGCGACGACGCCGTCGAGGCCGATCTTGTCGAGCTTGTCCATCGAGATGAGCGCAGCCGGTCGCAAAGCATCGGGCACCTCGAACGCCGCAAGCCACGCGGTGAGCAGCCGACGGTCGTTGACGCGGATGCTGCACCCCGGCACCCCGAGGGCCTCGAGCGCCGCGGCCGTCGCCGAGATGAGCTCGACCTCGGCGATGATGCCCGGCTCGCCGATGATGTCGATGTCGCACTGCACGAACTGCCGGTAGCGGCCCTTCTGCGGTCGCTCGGCGCGCCAGACGGGCGCGATCTGGATGGCGCGGAACACGCTCGGCAACTGGCCGCGGTTGCTCGCGTAGAAGCGTGCGAGGGGCACCGTGAGGTCGAACCGCAAGCCGAGATCGGCGAGGTCAAGGGGGGTCGCGGCCTCGGCGAGAGCATCCATCGTCAGACCGCGCTTCATGACCGCGAAGGCGAGCTTCTCGTTGTCGCCGCCGAGCCCGGCGTGCAGGCGGGCCGAATCTTCGACGACGGGCGTCTCGATCTCGTCGAAGCCGTGCGCGCGGTAGACCGAGCGGATGCGCTGCAGCACGCGCTCGCGCCGCGCCTTCTCGGTGGGCAGAAAATCACGCATGCCACGAGGGGGCGTCACAGCGGTGGCCATACAGACGATTCTGTCACGCAGCCAGAACGAGCCCGGCGATCAGCTCAGGCGACGCGGCTGCCGGTCGGCAAGCGGCCCGCGGGCGTGCGGGTGCGCGCGACGGCCGCGGCGAGCGCCGCGATGGCCAGCACCAGGTGGATCGCCAGCCCCACGAACCAGCTCGGCACCGTGCGGTCGAAGATCTCTTGCGGGGTTTCGAACTCGTAAGCGCTGTTCGGGTCGCCGGCGAGCGCCGCCCCGCACTCATCGATGACCTCGTCGAAGTCGATCGGCAACTGAGCCGAGCGCACGCCCAAGGCGATCTGGCCGAAGAGGTCTTCGGGGTAGCCATCGCGCGTGAACGTCGTCGGTGCGGCATCGGCGAGCACAATGTAGGGGTTCGCGGCGAGGATTCCCCAGACGAGATCGAAGCGCGGCACCGGGTAGCTGTAGGTCTCGGGCTCGAGGCAGACGATCTCTTCGGGCAGGCCCGTGACGGGGTCGAACTCTCCGCCCACTGAGAAGTCGATGCCGATGTAGGTCTGCGTGCGCTCGGT
Coding sequences within:
- the hisS gene encoding histidine--tRNA ligase translates to MATAVTPPRGMRDFLPTEKARRERVLQRIRSVYRAHGFDEIETPVVEDSARLHAGLGGDNEKLAFAVMKRGLTMDALAEAATPLDLADLGLRFDLTVPLARFYASNRGQLPSVFRAIQIAPVWRAERPQKGRYRQFVQCDIDIIGEPGIIAEVELISATAAALEALGVPGCSIRVNDRRLLTAWLAAFEVPDALRPAALISMDKLDKIGLDGVVAELRAIGVARADDLFVGLHPALEGDESWRMLDHAVFAGSAAAADLRSLRAAAGEIPLVFDPFLVRGMGYYTGPIFEVAHPDVGYSLGGGGRYDGMIGRFLGTEVPACGFSLGFERLIDLVELGDEPDDGAALLYERDADLATVVALKNELVAEGARVRLLARPKNMKAALELLEAEGFTRFAVVSTDAVAEAAALDWRRLNDR